From the genome of Acidihalobacter aeolianus:
CGGCATGCATACCCTGATCGCTTCGTGGGGCTATATCGACGCCGAGCAGCGTCCGGATACCTGGGGGGCGGACGACACACTCACGCGCCCTGATGATCTGCTGGCATGGATCGACGCGAACTCGCTGCCGGTGGCCACACCTTCGCTCGCGTGAGTGCTTCGCCCGTCTCGATCCGACAGTCGGATGGGCTACTCGTCCAGACCGGCCAACATCACGTCGAGATCGGCTTCGAAAGCCGCCTCGTCGCCCAGGTTGAGAACTAGGAGGCGATGCAGATGCGATGCGGTATCCACATCCATGCCGTCCCAGGCCAAACCGATCCTGCATCCGCCGGCATGACGCACCACCTTGCCGTTCATAATCAGCTCAACGCTGTCGCCAAGCGCGAGATCGAGCACCACCAGGCTTTCCAACGAGGGGATGAGATCGGGCTTGGGAGCATCGACAAGCGCTCCCTTGAGGGAGATATCCAGCAACTGCACCTCGACCGATCCCTTAGCCGTTCTCAAAGCCGCACGGGCAATGAATTTCACCCGGTGTACCATTCGCTGTTCATGCTCGGGCATCGCATTCTCCTTACCGCCGCCATGGCGGATACGGGCGGCTGCCGCCCGAAAACCTACGCATCGCCTCCGCCGGTATGACGACCATCGGACTCACCACAGACACGGAGCAGGCTTACCGCACGTGTCTCGATATCGCATCGCGGCACTACGAAAACTTCCCCGTCGCCTCCTGGCTGCTGCCAAGCCGACTGCGACGCCCGGTTGCTGCCATCTACGCTTTCGCACGCACCGCCGACGATCTCGCGGACGAAGGCGATGAAATCGCCGATGCCCGCCTCCATGCGCTGACGCGTATGGGAGAATGCCTGGATCTGGCAACCGCAGGAAACCCACCCGACGACCCAATCTTCATCGCCCTGGCAGATGCCGTACCTCGCCATAACCTGCCTGTCGACGCCCTGCACGATCTGCTTTCCGCCTTCCGTCAGGACGTGGTGAAGTCACGCTACCGGGATTTCGGCGAGGTGATGGATTATTGCCGCCGCTCGGCCAATCCGGTCGGTAGGCTGATCCTCCATCTCTACGGCCGAAACACACCCGACAATCTAGCCCAATCCGATGCGATCTGCAGTTCGCTCCAGCTTATCAACTTCTATCAGGACATTCACAGCGACTACTGCGATCGCGGCCGCATCTATCTGCCGCAGGACGAAATGACGCGTTTCGGCGTCACGGAGGCGGATATCGCCGACCGCAGCAGCACGCCAGCCCTACGCCGCCTGTTGCAGCACAACTACCAACGGGCCGACCGTTTGCTGCGTGCAGGTGCGCCGCTCGGCGCCCGACTTTCCGGGCGCATCGGCATGGAGCTGCGCGCCATCGTCGTCGGCGGCGCACGCATCCTCCATCGGCTGCAACATCAGGGAGAAGATCTGTTTTCGCGCCCGCACCTGGATTTCCGCGACAGGGTTGCCATACTGCGCGGTGCGCTGCTGCCGCCGCGGCGTCGCTGACCCGTCACCTGCCTGTGTTAGCATGGCCGCGGGCCAATTCAGACATCATCATGACGCCGGACGAGTACTGCCGACAAAAGGCCGCACGCAGCGGTTCCAGCTTCTACTACAGCTTCCTCTTTCTGGACGAGGCGAGGCGCAAGGCGATCACCGCACTGTATGCCTTCTGCCGCGAGGTCGACGATGTCGTCGACCGCAATCTCGAACCGGCGGTCGCCAAGCACAAACTGTCCTGGTGGCGCGAGGAGCTGAGCCGGCTGTTCGACGGCGCGCCGCAACACCCGGTTACCCGCGCACTCGCGGAACCGGTCCGCCGCTTCTCCATCTCGCAGGCCCAGCTCGAGGAGGTCGTGGCCGGCATGGAGATGGACCTGGAGTACGACGCCTATCCGAGCTTCACCGAACTTTCGCTTTACTGCCACCGGGTTGCCGGCGTCGTGGGACTCATGGCGGCCTCCATATTCGGCCATACCGCCAGCGAGACCGAACGTTACGCGGAAGACCTGGGTATGGCCTTCCAG
Proteins encoded in this window:
- a CDS encoding PilZ domain-containing protein; this translates as MPEHEQRMVHRVKFIARAALRTAKGSVEVQLLDISLKGALVDAPKPDLIPSLESLVVLDLALGDSVELIMNGKVVRHAGGCRIGLAWDGMDVDTASHLHRLLVLNLGDEAAFEADLDVMLAGLDE
- the hpnC gene encoding squalene synthase HpnC — encoded protein: MTTIGLTTDTEQAYRTCLDIASRHYENFPVASWLLPSRLRRPVAAIYAFARTADDLADEGDEIADARLHALTRMGECLDLATAGNPPDDPIFIALADAVPRHNLPVDALHDLLSAFRQDVVKSRYRDFGEVMDYCRRSANPVGRLILHLYGRNTPDNLAQSDAICSSLQLINFYQDIHSDYCDRGRIYLPQDEMTRFGVTEADIADRSSTPALRRLLQHNYQRADRLLRAGAPLGARLSGRIGMELRAIVVGGARILHRLQHQGEDLFSRPHLDFRDRVAILRGALLPPRRR
- the hpnD gene encoding presqualene diphosphate synthase HpnD; amino-acid sequence: MTPDEYCRQKAARSGSSFYYSFLFLDEARRKAITALYAFCREVDDVVDRNLEPAVAKHKLSWWREELSRLFDGAPQHPVTRALAEPVRRFSISQAQLEEVVAGMEMDLEYDAYPSFTELSLYCHRVAGVVGLMAASIFGHTASETERYAEDLGMAFQLTNILRDVREDAERGRIYIPLDELNRFGVAPEELRHGRTSDSIKTLFAFQAERARNYYARALGHLPAIDRPAQRSGLIMAEIYRTLLDEIERDGYRVLEHRIRLTPLRKLWIAWRVARRERRLQPGAAVA